The Pyxidicoccus sp. MSG2 DNA segment TGGCGCGAGCCATCACCTGCGGAGGAGTGACGCCCGGCTACTACTGGACGGATACGCCACCGGCCCCCGTCATGGACGCGGGCACCGACGGAGGCGGTACGGGTGGCCTGGACGGTGGCGCCCCGCCTCCTCCACCCATCCAAGACGCCGGCGCCCCGCCTCCTCCACTCTTCCAAGACGCCGGCGCCCCGCCTCCTCCACTCTTCCAAGACGCAGGCGCCCTCTTCCCCTGAAGCGGGGAGAGCCCGGTCGAAATGCAAAAGAATTCCCACGGGCGCTTCTCCTGGATGACCGGCGGACCGTATTTCCGCCGTCCCATTCCACCAGGAGTCTCCATGTTCCGGATTTCGTCCCTCTGCCTCTGCCTGTTCGCCTCGCTCGCCGTCGCGGACGACTCCTCTTCAAAACGGCTCACCGTGGCGCAGAAGAACGGCTGGGCGACCTACGAGAAGGACCTGAAGGCGAAGGAGGACGCAGTCAACAAGGCCTGCGGGACGGCCTTGAAGAGCAGCTACGACAAGGCGAGCTACCCCGCCTTCGACCCGCTGAAGGACCGGACCCAGAGCGCCTGCCAGGCCGCCGTGGGCACCGTGGTCGAGGTCTGCCGCACCGCCGAGGGCAAGGCGTCGGTGAAGGAGACACTCACCAAGACGGTCTGCCGCCTGTCGACGGAGGGAACCCGGGTCTCGGTGGACGCGGGCGTGCTGGTCATCCACATCGACCCGGACAAGAGCACCATCGTAGGCAAGCAGCCCGGCGGCTACAGCTGGAAGAGCGCGCTCGAGGAAGTGCTGTAGGCGCAGCAGCCGCTCGTCAGCGGTTGAAGAAGGAGGCCTGCTGGAACCTCATGCCGGCGAGTATCTGCTCCACCCGTTCGTCGGAGAGCGTCCCGATGTACTCGCCGAGCTGTGCCTTCTCGACCGAGGACACCTGCGACACCACCAGGACGCTCTGCCTCGGCAGGTTGCCCTCCCCCACTTCGAGCAGCACATTGCCGGGTTCGCCGGCCCGCTTCAGGTTCGACGTCATCGCGCAGACGACCACCGTGTGGATGCGCGAGCGATTGAAGACGTCGTCCTGAATCACCACGTACGGGTGGGGGATGGCGGGAACCGACCCCCGCTCTTCCTCTGGCACCACCCAGAAGATGTCACCTCGATGGATGGCCGCGGGGCCCCTGCCTGTTGGCGTCGCTGACTTCGTCTCCATGCGGGTGCCCACCGAATCGCGCTGACCGTCGTCATGCGTCCTACCTCAAAGCATCGCTCGGGGAACACCCTGCCCTTCCGCGCGCGCTCCCCAGTGGCGGGAGCGGTCGGCCCGGGTCTTGCGATGGAGCCTCCGTAACGGAGGAACGGATGGGCATACGCGCAGGCGCGGTAGGAGCAGGACTCGCGGTCATCTCTTTGTTCTCGGTGGGTTGCTCTGACGGAACCCCGACAGTCGACCCGCAGGGCGAGCAGCGGCCCGGTCCGCCCGACGGAAACGAAGTTCCCTCACCTACCCCTCCCGATGCCTCCTCGGACGCCGGCACACCCCCGACTGACGAAGATGGGGGCACGGCGCCCGACGCGGGTGAACCGCCAGACGCCGGGACGACACCCGATGCCGGCGAGCCGACAGACGGAGGGACGACGCCCGACGGTGGCGCGCCCGCGAACGCGGGGCCGTGGCCGGTGGACGCGGTGCTCGACTACACGCGCTCGTTCGGTGTCGGCAAACCCCAGAGCGTTGGACTCGATGAAGGGCTGAACGTCTGGCTCCTCGACGGCCGTCGCATTGGCGTGCTGCGCCCGGGGGATACGGCTCCGACGTGGACCACGGGCATCGGTCAGGCGCGCCAGGGTTTCGGCCCGGACTCGCTGGCCATCGACTCGACCGTCATCTGCGGCGGCGAGGCCGGGCGCGCGTACGTGGGGTATCACGCCAACGAGATGAAGCGCGCACCGGGCATCGAGCAGCGCACGTACATCCCCGGACCGGGCGAGGCGTACTACACGCCCGAGCGCTACGCCGAGTACCAGAAGGGAGACCTCGATGCGGTCCGCCTCCAGCCGGATGGGAGCGTCGCGCTCGAGGAGCACATCTGGCGCACCGTCAAATCGTCGAACAAGGACAAGCAGATTGGCATCCACAACACGAACGACTTCCACTACGAGGAGGACCGCTCCGTCCTCAACTGCGCTCGTGTGACGCGCGGCAGCCACCGCGGCGACCTCTACATCACGACGAACCACGGCGTGACGCGCATCCAGGGGCTCGTCTACAACAGCCACCGTCACCCGGGCTGGTATCTCTTCGAGGACGGCTCGGAGTGGGGCTCGCTGCAATGTCCTTACATGTACGGACTGGGCATCGCACCGAACGGAGACGTCCTCGTCGCGAATGAGCAGATGATCGGAGTGCTCGTGCCCAGCGGGAACCTCGAGGACTGGGACCGCGAGAACACCTGGGAGGGGCCCACGCCCTGGACCTTCAAGAGCTTCAACGAGAAGATCAACGGCCTGGCCTCCGATGACTACTGGCGAGCCTTCGAGCAGACCCCCTCGGGGCGCTACTACCTGGGGAGCGCGGAGTTCGGCGTCTGGGCGATGACGCCGAAGTCACGCTCGGCGGGAAACTGGTCGAAGCTCGAAGGGCTGCCGACGAATCGCATCCAGGCGCTCAAGGCGACGGACGATGGCGCGCTCTACATTGGCACGAATGGCTCGGGCCTCTGGCGGCTGGAGCCGGACGGCACGACGCTGAGCCAGGTGCGTCAGGTGTCCGGTCAACGCGTCCTGCAGCTCGTCTACGAGCCCACCGTGACGCCGAGCATGCTGCTCGTCCTCACCGACCAGGGGCTGAGCGTCCTCCGCGGGCCGTAGGGCGGCCGTCTCGCCCCTGCCCTCCACCATGAAGGCCGAGGCCGGAAGTCGCTGGAGACAGCGGCTCCCGGCCTCGGGTTGTTTCGGGCCGCATGAGGGCCACGCCCGCCCCGCGCCCCTTGTCCTCGAAATCGCGCGAAACATACACTCCTAGTGAAACCGTAAAAAGCGGTGTCACTCAAGGAGATGGAACATGAAGAGCCGGATGCTGGCGTTGTGTATCACCGGGCTGCTGGGGCAGGCCGGTTGTGGTGGCGCGGAGGGTGAAGCGACGGGCGCGGAGGCGCCCCTGGGCGAGGCCTCGCAAGCCATCCGCGGGAACATCGTCAGCTTCAATGGCGACGCGTCCTCGGACCTGCTGTGGAGGGACCAGTCCACGGGCAACATGGGCGCCTGGCTCATGAGCGGCCCGGTGCTGAGTGGAACGGCCACGCTGCCCGCCATCTCGCCCTCGCTGACGGTGCAGGCCGCCTCCGACTTCGGCGGCCCCACGGCGGACCCCGACCTCGTCTACCAGGCCCCGGCGACCGGGGAGAGTGTGCGCTTCCTCAACAGCACCTTCTCCGTCCTCGGGATGGCCTCCATCTCGCCCGTGCTCCCGTCGGCGAGCTGGTACATCGCCGCGTCCGGTGACTTCAACCTGGACGGGGAGACGGACCTCGTGGTGCACAACCGCGTCACGGGACAGTATTTCTACCGCTACCTGAACGGGACGACGTCCCTGGGGAACTCCCCCATCACCTCCCGCGCGCTGCCGTGGCACATCGTGGGCGCGGCGGACATGGACGGAGACGGCAGGACGGACATCCTCTGGAGGAACAAGAGCACGGGGCAGAATGAAATCGTGCGGATGAACAACACCGCCGTGCTCGGGACCGCCGTCCTGCCGATCATGTCGCTGGCCTTCTATGTCGGCGCCACCGCGGACTACACGGCGGATGGCCGCCGGGACATCGTCTGGCACAACCCCACCACCGGGCAGGTGGTGCTCTGGAGGATGGCTGGCACCAGCCTGGCGAGCGCCACCACCCTCGGCTCGATGAGCTCCGGCTGCCCGGCCTGGTTCTCACAGTCCACGCCCCCACCCGCCGTCTATAACTGCTGGTATCTCGTGGGCCCCCGGTAGCGGCCTCTTCCGCCCACCCGCAACGTGCCGCCAGGGCGTCCCGCCCCTGGCGGCACATCCTCCGTCCTCCCTAGAAGGGGACGTTGGGGATGACGGTGTTGTGGTCGCCCGGCAACCGGGGTGCGGCCTGCTTCGCGAGCTCCTCCTGCGCGAGGCAGGCCGACACGCCGGCGGTGAGCACGAGCAGCGCCAGGAAGAGTGCGCGTGGAAGGGAGGGACTGGCCGCCGGGGGTGGAGGGGAAACCAGCATGGGCTTGTCCTGGAAGGAGGCGGCTCGGCGCGCTCCACGTGCATAGGACAAACAGAGACGACCGGAGCCGTTCTTTCTTGAAATACATGTTAAGCATCGAGAGCGCCGTCTTTCGCCCTGCCAGTGGAAATGGACGCGCGAGGAAGGACGTAGGGTCGGCATGCGCCTCTCCCGCCTTCAGGAATCAGCGGTCTTCGTCTGTGTCACGTTGCTGGTGTCCTGGGGGATTGGAGCGCTCTGGCTCCAGGACGAGAGCCGCTACCTCCTGCTGCGCGTGCTGATGTGCGTGCCCGGCGTGGTCGGGCTCGCCTGCGCGTGGCTCTTCCGGCGTGAGACGCCCGCCGCGGCCGGCTTCGCATTCACCCGGCCCATCCACTGGGGCGTGGCGATGGGCATTCCACTCCTCTACGCGGTGGTGCTGGTGGCCATCGCGTACGCGCTGCGGCCGCTCCTCGGTGCGGACTTCATCCACTACACGCCGGAGGCCGTGCAGCGCGGCATGGACTGGCTCGGGCAGCACACCGGGCCCGCCGCGCTGGGCGTGATGCTGGTCATCCTGCTGTGGGTGTCGGCGCCATGGCTGCTGGTGGCGCTCGCGGTGCGCTTCCACTGGGTGCGAAGGGCGGGCGAAGCGCTCCCGGCCCCCGTCTCGGGGTTGAAGTGGGGCGTGGCGGGCCTGCTCGCGGCGCTCTTCGTGCCGTTCGGCCTGCCGGGAGAATTGGGCGAGGAGGTCGGCTGGCGCGGCTACCTCGTGCGGCGCTGGGAGGACCGGCCGCTCGTGGCGCTCGGGATTCTCTCGGTGGTGTGGCCGGCCTTCCACCTGCCCATCATCTTCTCCAGCACGCAGCGCGGGCATGTGGCGCAGAACATCACCTTCCTGCTGGCCATCGCCGCCGCGGCGGGCCTCTTCCAGGCGG contains these protein-coding regions:
- a CDS encoding type II toxin-antitoxin system PemK/MazF family toxin; its protein translation is METKSATPTGRGPAAIHRGDIFWVVPEEERGSVPAIPHPYVVIQDDVFNRSRIHTVVVCAMTSNLKRAGEPGNVLLEVGEGNLPRQSVLVVSQVSSVEKAQLGEYIGTLSDERVEQILAGMRFQQASFFNR
- a CDS encoding two-component regulator propeller domain-containing protein, with the protein product MDAVLDYTRSFGVGKPQSVGLDEGLNVWLLDGRRIGVLRPGDTAPTWTTGIGQARQGFGPDSLAIDSTVICGGEAGRAYVGYHANEMKRAPGIEQRTYIPGPGEAYYTPERYAEYQKGDLDAVRLQPDGSVALEEHIWRTVKSSNKDKQIGIHNTNDFHYEEDRSVLNCARVTRGSHRGDLYITTNHGVTRIQGLVYNSHRHPGWYLFEDGSEWGSLQCPYMYGLGIAPNGDVLVANEQMIGVLVPSGNLEDWDRENTWEGPTPWTFKSFNEKINGLASDDYWRAFEQTPSGRYYLGSAEFGVWAMTPKSRSAGNWSKLEGLPTNRIQALKATDDGALYIGTNGSGLWRLEPDGTTLSQVRQVSGQRVLQLVYEPTVTPSMLLVLTDQGLSVLRGP
- a CDS encoding FG-GAP repeat domain-containing protein, encoding MKSRMLALCITGLLGQAGCGGAEGEATGAEAPLGEASQAIRGNIVSFNGDASSDLLWRDQSTGNMGAWLMSGPVLSGTATLPAISPSLTVQAASDFGGPTADPDLVYQAPATGESVRFLNSTFSVLGMASISPVLPSASWYIAASGDFNLDGETDLVVHNRVTGQYFYRYLNGTTSLGNSPITSRALPWHIVGAADMDGDGRTDILWRNKSTGQNEIVRMNNTAVLGTAVLPIMSLAFYVGATADYTADGRRDIVWHNPTTGQVVLWRMAGTSLASATTLGSMSSGCPAWFSQSTPPPAVYNCWYLVGPR
- a CDS encoding CPBP family intramembrane glutamic endopeptidase, which translates into the protein MRLSRLQESAVFVCVTLLVSWGIGALWLQDESRYLLLRVLMCVPGVVGLACAWLFRRETPAAAGFAFTRPIHWGVAMGIPLLYAVVLVAIAYALRPLLGADFIHYTPEAVQRGMDWLGQHTGPAALGVMLVILLWVSAPWLLVALAVRFHWVRRAGEALPAPVSGLKWGVAGLLAALFVPFGLPGELGEEVGWRGYLVRRWEDRPLVALGILSVVWPAFHLPIIFSSTQRGHVAQNITFLLAIAAAAGLFQAVYLWTRSVWPCAVLHLAWNLVNPTVLGSVYSGRPGLFSGSVWVFNGEGLLGAVVMGAVTLGLVWRWRARSSFPGAEAPAMTER